A single genomic interval of Nocardioides nitrophenolicus harbors:
- a CDS encoding TetR/AcrR family transcriptional regulator: MARSKVTPEQILREAARLFATKGFHGTSTREIADAVGVRQPSLFHHFATKHDIARALYAYDHERSPGLRGARELPEGTPASVEFYQSVRREILVEMTSAYDLRGLYLSALIDEPEFREWRTAYDAAMARSRDVIERGVADGEFVATRADVVIEMLDATINQAVRWSGRPRDPSAPDDVAVLALRLVIARPSRIPAIRRQADRLLAAAGTPWADQLATQLG; the protein is encoded by the coding sequence ATGGCGCGCTCGAAGGTCACCCCGGAGCAGATCCTGCGCGAGGCCGCGCGCCTGTTCGCGACGAAGGGATTCCACGGCACGTCGACGCGCGAGATCGCCGACGCCGTCGGCGTGCGCCAGCCGTCGCTCTTCCACCATTTCGCGACCAAGCACGACATCGCCCGCGCTCTCTACGCGTACGACCACGAGCGCTCACCTGGCCTGCGCGGCGCCCGCGAGCTCCCCGAGGGCACGCCGGCGTCCGTCGAGTTCTACCAGTCCGTCCGCCGCGAGATCCTGGTCGAGATGACCAGCGCCTACGACCTGCGCGGCCTCTACCTGAGCGCGCTGATCGACGAGCCCGAGTTCCGCGAGTGGCGCACGGCGTACGACGCCGCGATGGCCCGATCGCGCGACGTCATCGAACGCGGCGTGGCCGACGGGGAGTTCGTCGCGACCCGAGCCGACGTCGTGATCGAGATGCTCGACGCCACGATCAACCAGGCCGTCCGCTGGTCCGGCCGGCCCCGCGACCCCTCCGCGCCCGACGACGTCGCCGTCCTCGCCCTGCGCCTGGTCATCGCCCGCCCCAGCCGGATCCCAGCGATCCGCCGTCAGGCCGATCGACTGCTCGCCGCCGCCGGGACGCCCTGGGCCGACCAGCTCGCGACGCAGCTCGGCTGA
- a CDS encoding N,N-dimethylformamidase beta subunit family domain-containing protein — protein sequence MSVARYAWSIPGFPVERPGADPTTPEIWCYADRYSCLPGDEVGLSVHTTAPTYDVRVLRDGADPVEVWSAADLPGVAHPTPEDAYAVGCGWPVAVRIPVAAHWSSGFYLVVVGCEVDGRRHEREGFFVVRAARPSADIALVLTTGTLAAYNDWGGANHYRGLGDDPYADVPAPVLSSRRPVARGMLRLPDGAPRNANPTTPGPGYRPRHPTYEWAITHGYSRHHSDAFWATYERPFVVWAERNGYRLDHLTQQDLHDDPTALDGYRCAVFVGHDEYWTWEMRDVVDRFVDAGGHLARFAGNYVWQVRLDDEGRQTCYKDPNLDPLLAINPTRVTTTWDAPFVGRPAASTMGLTGLGGAYARYGATTPRSSGGYTVYRPEHWALEGTDLFYGDVFGAAPVCVAAFEVDGVDYTFRHGLPYPTGADGAPADLEIVAMTPAVLGEIDRWAGEVPIGAPMDEMHQLLRAVWGDDVPERFRSGYGAGMVATFRRGAGEVFNAGTTEWVSGLIHRDPFTEQITHNVLRRFAGRQEDR from the coding sequence ATGAGTGTCGCCCGCTACGCCTGGTCGATCCCCGGCTTCCCGGTCGAGCGGCCCGGGGCGGATCCGACGACCCCCGAGATCTGGTGCTACGCCGACCGCTACAGCTGTCTCCCGGGCGACGAGGTCGGTCTCAGCGTCCACACCACCGCGCCGACGTACGACGTCCGGGTGCTGCGCGACGGCGCGGACCCGGTCGAGGTGTGGTCGGCGGCGGACCTCCCCGGCGTCGCGCATCCGACGCCCGAGGACGCCTACGCGGTGGGGTGCGGATGGCCGGTCGCGGTGCGGATCCCCGTCGCCGCGCACTGGTCGAGCGGCTTCTACCTGGTCGTCGTGGGGTGTGAGGTCGACGGGCGTCGCCACGAGCGGGAGGGCTTCTTCGTGGTCCGAGCGGCGCGACCGAGCGCCGACATCGCACTCGTGCTGACGACCGGGACGCTGGCGGCGTACAACGACTGGGGCGGCGCCAACCACTACCGCGGCCTCGGCGACGACCCGTACGCCGACGTCCCCGCCCCCGTGCTGTCGAGCCGGCGGCCGGTCGCGCGGGGCATGCTGCGGCTGCCCGACGGCGCGCCCCGCAATGCCAACCCGACGACGCCCGGGCCGGGCTACCGTCCCCGTCATCCCACCTACGAGTGGGCGATCACGCACGGCTACTCGCGCCATCACAGCGACGCCTTCTGGGCGACCTACGAGCGGCCGTTCGTGGTGTGGGCCGAGCGCAACGGCTACCGGCTCGACCACCTCACGCAGCAGGACCTGCACGACGACCCCACGGCGCTCGACGGCTACCGATGCGCGGTGTTCGTCGGCCACGACGAGTACTGGACCTGGGAGATGCGCGACGTCGTCGACCGCTTCGTCGACGCCGGCGGTCACCTCGCCCGGTTCGCCGGCAACTACGTCTGGCAGGTCCGGCTCGACGACGAGGGCCGGCAGACCTGCTACAAGGACCCGAACCTCGACCCACTGCTCGCCATCAACCCGACCCGCGTCACCACGACTTGGGACGCGCCGTTCGTCGGGCGTCCCGCGGCGTCCACGATGGGCCTGACCGGCCTCGGCGGCGCCTACGCGCGGTATGGCGCCACCACCCCGCGCAGCAGCGGCGGCTACACCGTCTACCGGCCCGAGCACTGGGCGCTCGAGGGCACCGACCTGTTCTACGGCGACGTGTTCGGCGCGGCCCCGGTCTGCGTGGCCGCCTTCGAGGTCGACGGCGTCGACTACACCTTCCGCCACGGTCTGCCGTACCCGACCGGCGCCGACGGCGCGCCCGCCGACCTCGAGATCGTCGCGATGACCCCGGCCGTCCTCGGCGAGATCGACCGGTGGGCGGGCGAGGTCCCGATCGGCGCGCCGATGGACGAGATGCACCAGCTCCTCCGGGCGGTCTGGGGCGACGACGTCCCGGAGCGCTTCCGCAGCGGATACGGCGCCGGCATGGTCGCCACCTTCCGCCGCGGCGCCGGCGAGGTCTTCAACGCCGGCACCACCGAGTGGGTCAGCGGCCTCATCCACCGCGACCCGTTCACCGAGCAGATCACCCACAACGTGCTGCGCCGCTTCGCCGGACGCCAGGAGGACCGATGA
- a CDS encoding cupin domain-containing protein, translating into MTQPRTVADIRTIAVGTGSAVVPEWEVGAASPGWEETEWRAFGDDETRPFGGAWEGRPGSLRLDDYPYDEVCVMLTGVVALVDLSGARREFRAGEAFFVPRGFAGTWETVEPATKVFVALPVSGA; encoded by the coding sequence ATGACCCAGCCCCGCACCGTCGCCGACATCCGCACGATCGCCGTCGGCACCGGCTCGGCCGTCGTACCCGAGTGGGAGGTGGGCGCCGCCTCACCCGGCTGGGAGGAGACCGAGTGGCGGGCCTTCGGCGACGACGAGACACGGCCCTTCGGCGGCGCCTGGGAGGGCCGGCCGGGTTCCCTGCGGCTCGACGACTATCCGTACGACGAGGTCTGCGTGATGCTCACCGGTGTCGTCGCGCTCGTCGACCTCTCGGGCGCGCGGCGGGAGTTCCGCGCGGGCGAGGCATTCTTCGTCCCGCGGGGCTTCGCCGGGACCTGGGAGACCGTGGAGCCCGCTACCAAGGTGTTCGTCGCGCTCCCGGTGTCGGGAGCGTAG
- a CDS encoding APC family permease, whose protein sequence is MESTTAAAETGGGLRGDAVSARHLVFFVVSAAAPLTVMAGFAPLAFLVGGQTAPVGYLAAGLVYALFAVGFCAMSRHVRNAGAFYAYVSRGLGRTVGAGSALVAYVAYTLGEIGFCAAAGLFASTTLDDLAGIRLSWGVCAVALGAIVSVVSYCRVDVGARVLALLLAGELGLLLALVVAILAKGTPEGLSLRGFDPSTWDASVLGSLFVITFVVYIGFEQTAVYAEEARDPRRTVPRATYLAVGLLAVTYTVVSWVLLMAIGPGALGAALAGDPSQLVFAVNQAFLGGFLTDVMQVLIVTSFVAGVLALHNAGARYLFALGRDRLLPVSLGTTGENGSPSRAVVVQSAIVLLALIGFGLSDLDPYTQVVIWTNTPTLVGVLFLQILTSVAVISFFARNHSDESIWQRLVAPALATVVLGVVLYLVCSKMGLLTGLGARDNLLINLPLAVAFVAGLVRGVVAAR, encoded by the coding sequence ATGGAATCGACCACAGCAGCCGCGGAGACCGGTGGCGGGCTCCGCGGCGACGCCGTCAGTGCACGGCACCTCGTGTTCTTCGTGGTGTCGGCCGCGGCACCGTTGACCGTGATGGCGGGCTTCGCGCCGCTCGCGTTCCTCGTCGGGGGCCAGACCGCGCCGGTCGGGTATCTCGCCGCCGGCCTCGTCTACGCCCTCTTCGCCGTCGGCTTCTGCGCGATGTCGCGCCACGTGCGCAACGCCGGGGCGTTCTACGCCTATGTCAGCCGAGGGCTCGGCCGTACCGTCGGCGCCGGCTCCGCCCTCGTCGCGTACGTCGCCTACACCCTCGGCGAGATCGGCTTCTGCGCCGCGGCGGGTCTGTTCGCATCGACGACGCTCGACGACCTCGCCGGGATCCGGCTCTCCTGGGGCGTGTGCGCGGTGGCGCTCGGTGCGATCGTCTCGGTGGTGTCGTACTGCCGGGTCGACGTCGGCGCCCGCGTCCTCGCCCTGCTCCTGGCCGGCGAGCTCGGGCTGCTCCTCGCGCTCGTGGTCGCGATCCTCGCGAAGGGCACTCCGGAGGGCCTCTCGCTGCGGGGCTTCGACCCGTCGACCTGGGACGCCAGCGTGCTGGGGTCGCTGTTCGTGATCACCTTCGTGGTCTACATCGGCTTCGAGCAGACGGCCGTGTACGCCGAGGAGGCGCGCGACCCACGCCGGACCGTGCCCCGGGCGACCTATCTCGCCGTCGGGCTGCTCGCCGTCACCTACACCGTCGTGTCCTGGGTGCTGCTGATGGCCATCGGTCCCGGCGCGCTCGGCGCCGCGCTGGCCGGCGACCCGTCCCAGCTGGTCTTCGCCGTCAACCAGGCCTTCCTCGGCGGCTTCCTGACCGACGTGATGCAGGTCCTCATCGTGACCAGCTTCGTCGCGGGTGTGCTCGCGCTGCACAACGCCGGCGCCCGGTACCTGTTCGCGCTGGGCCGCGACCGGCTGCTGCCCGTCTCGCTCGGCACGACAGGCGAGAACGGCAGCCCGTCGCGGGCGGTCGTCGTCCAGTCCGCGATCGTGCTCCTCGCCCTGATCGGCTTCGGGCTCTCCGACCTCGACCCCTACACCCAGGTCGTGATCTGGACGAACACCCCGACCCTCGTCGGCGTGCTCTTCCTGCAGATCCTCACGTCGGTGGCGGTGATCAGCTTCTTCGCCCGCAACCACAGCGACGAGAGCATCTGGCAGCGCCTGGTCGCACCGGCTCTCGCCACGGTGGTGCTCGGAGTCGTCCTCTACCTGGTCTGCTCCAAGATGGGCCTGCTCACCGGCCTCGGGGCTCGCGACAACCTGCTCATCAACCTGCCCCTGGCGGTCGCCTTCGTCGCGGGCCTCGTCCGCGGGGTGGTGGCTGCCCGATGA
- a CDS encoding DUF2750 domain-containing protein, translating to MSTSGAQAAAFFRDVARTNLVWWVRDEDGSPAPISESGQRAFPYWSSEARARRAATLWGSQFRALSMPLDHWRSVELPDLDRGGFRVGINWSGSRLTGWDFAVSEVVTRLAHALGETTAGND from the coding sequence ATGAGCACAAGCGGCGCCCAAGCGGCGGCCTTCTTCCGTGATGTGGCTCGGACCAACCTGGTCTGGTGGGTGCGGGACGAGGACGGCAGTCCAGCGCCAATCTCCGAGTCCGGGCAGCGCGCGTTCCCGTACTGGTCGAGTGAAGCGCGGGCGCGGCGGGCCGCGACGCTGTGGGGTTCGCAGTTTCGGGCATTGTCGATGCCTCTGGACCACTGGCGCAGCGTGGAGTTGCCCGACCTCGATCGAGGTGGGTTTCGGGTCGGCATCAACTGGAGTGGGTCGCGGTTGACTGGTTGGGACTTCGCTGTGAGCGAGGTCGTCACCCGCCTCGCTCACGCGCTCGGTGAGACGACCGCGGGGAACGACTGA